The following are from one region of the Capsicum annuum cultivar UCD-10X-F1 chromosome 1, UCD10Xv1.1, whole genome shotgun sequence genome:
- the LOC124896615 gene encoding uncharacterized protein LOC124896615: MKTNMFMVIIPEITIQTGCKSPITLYFITLACHTPKISSIQSVSRRESAPKSSTCLLHELKQGIMASKAQNGKYVAAPSESSKKRVCQTTHVSRSPPVPRGQTRRYGSRWVEEAGKKWYSKHTESKYAPDKFIDQESFHIELPSIVRRIEELHMNLFLSSLLSVTCN, translated from the exons atgaaaacaaaCATGTTCATGGTAATCATTCCAGAAATCACCATCCAAACAGGCTGTAAATCCCCAATTACTCTCTATTTCATAACTCTAGCATGCCACACTCCCAAAATATCTTCAATTCAAAGTGTGTCACGTCGCGAATCTGCCCCAAAATCTTCTACTTGTCTCCTCCATGAACTCAAACAAG GTATTATGGCAAGCAAAGCACAAAATGGGAAATATGTTGCTGCACCTTCAGAATCATCTAAGAAGAGAGTTTGTCAAACAACCCATGTATCTAGATCCCCACCTGTCCCAAGAGGTCAGACCCGCAGGTATGGATCTAGGTGGGTTGAAGAAGCAGGAAAGAAATGGTACAGCAAGCATACTGAGTCCAAATATGCCCCGGACAAGTTCATTGACCAAGAGAGTTTTCATATAGAGTTACCGAGCATAGTTCGGAGGATCGAGGAGCTGCATATGAACTTATTTTTGAGCAGCCTACTGAGTGTaacttgcaattga